Proteins encoded in a region of the Lepisosteus oculatus isolate fLepOcu1 chromosome 23, fLepOcu1.hap2, whole genome shotgun sequence genome:
- the ets1 gene encoding protein C-ets-1 isoform X3 — protein sequence MTAAVDMKPTLTIIKTEKMEDLECSDVPLLTPGSKEMMSQALKATFSGFTKEQQRLGIPKDPRQWTETHVIEWLTWTVNEFSLKNVDFHKFCMNGASLCALGKERFLDLAPDFVGDILWEHLEMLQKEDVKHFPVNGLTSNIQESRYTSDYFVSYGIEHAQCVPPSEYSEPGFITESYQTLHPISSEDLLSLKYESDYPSVILRDAPLNPLQGDYFSIKQEVISPDNMCVGRISRGKLGGQDSFESIESFESCDRLTQSWSSQSSFNSLQRVPSYDSFDSEDYPSALHGHKPKGTFKDYVRERADLNKDKPVIPAAALAGYTGSGPIQLWQFLLELLTDKSCQSFISWTGDGWEFKLSDPDEVARRWGKRKNKPKMNYEKLSRGLRYYYDKNIIHKTSGKRYVYRFVCDLKSLLGYTPEELHAMLDVKPDADE from the exons ATCTGGAGTGCAGTGATGTTCCCTTGCTCACCCCCGGAAGTAAAGAGATGATGTCACAAGCCTTGAAAGCCACCTTCAGCGGGTTCACGAAGGAGCAGCAGAGGCTCGGAATACCGAAAG ATCCCAGGCAGTGGACAGAGACCCATGTCATTGAGTGGCTGACGTGGACCGTGAACGAGTTCAGCCTGAAAAACGTGGACTTTCACAAGTTCTGCATGAACGGCGCCAGTCTCTGCGCTCTGGGGAAAGAGCGCTTTTTGGACCTCGCCCCCGACTTTGTAGGAGACATCCTCTGGGAACATCTTGAGATGCTGCAGAAAG AAGACGTGAAGCATTTCCCTGTCAACGGACTGACCTCCAACATCCAGGAATCCCGCTATACCTCAGATTACTTCGTCA GCTATGGCATCGAGCATGCCCAATGCGTTCCTCCATCAGAATACTCCGAGCCAGGCTTCATTACGGAGTCGTACCAGACGCTGCACCCCATCAGCTCGGAGGACCTGCTGTCCCTGAAGTACGAGAGTGACTACCCCTCCGTGATCCTCCGCGATGCCcctctaaaccccctacagggGGACTACTTCTCCATCAAGCAGGAGGTCATCTCCCCCGACAACATGTGCGTGGGGCGCATCAGCCGAG GAAAGCTGGGTGGCCAGGACTCCTTCGAGAGCATCGAGAGCTTCGAGAGCTGCGACCGGCTCACGCAGTCCTGGAGCAGCCAGTCCTCCTTCAACAGCCTGCAGCGCGTGCCCTCCTACGACAGCTTCGACTCGGAGGACTACCCCAGCGCCCTGCACGGCCACAAGCCCAAGGGGACCTTCAAGGACTACGTGCGGGAGCGGGCCGACCTCAACAAGGACAAGCCGGTCATCCCGGCTGCGGCGCTGGCTGgctatacag GAAGTGGACCCATTCAGCTGTGGCAGTTTCTCTTGGAGCTTCTGACAGACAAGTCATGCCAGTCTTTCATCAGCTGGACTGGTGATGGCTGGGAGTTTAAACTATCCGACCCAGACGAG GTCGCCAGGCGATGGGGAAAACGGAAAAACAAGCCCAAGATGAACTACGAGAAGCTGAGTCGAGGGCTGCGCTACTACTACGACAAAAACATCATCCACAAGACATCAGGGAAGCGATATGTGTACCGCTTTGTATGTGACTTGAAAAGCCTTCTAGGTTACACTCCAGAGGAGCTGCATGCCATGTTGGATGTAAAGCCTGATGCCGACGAGTGA